From a single Nostoc edaphicum CCNP1411 genomic region:
- a CDS encoding glycosyltransferase — MKLSLCMIVKNEASTLPKCLSSVRKVVDEMVVLDTGSIDRTPNIAQQLGAKVHHFKWCNDFSAARNAALKYVTGDWILVLDADETLNPAIVPQLREAIARDEYLLINLVRHEVGAEQSPYSLVSRLFRNHPDIRFDRPYHALVDDSVAAILTKEPHWQVGYLPGVALLHVGYQKSAIAQNNKYAKAATAMEGFLATHPDDPYVCSKLGALYVQTGKITQGMELLRRGITLVEDNYDILYELHYHLGIAYNRLKKFPQAISHYQAAIKLPIYPMLKLGAYNNLGNLLKAAGDFNGAKTAYATTLKIDPTFVVGHYNLAMTFKALGLFIEAIAYYKNAIGLNPNYAEAYQNLGVVLLKVGNHQDSLTAFRKAIALHERYNPEEAKRLRQGLQEMELM, encoded by the coding sequence ATGAAACTCAGTCTGTGCATGATTGTGAAAAATGAAGCATCAACACTGCCTAAATGTCTGAGCAGTGTCAGAAAAGTAGTAGATGAAATGGTAGTCTTGGATACAGGCTCAATCGATCGCACTCCCAATATTGCCCAACAACTCGGTGCAAAAGTCCATCATTTTAAATGGTGTAATGACTTTAGTGCTGCTCGCAATGCAGCCCTAAAATATGTCACTGGTGATTGGATTCTGGTATTAGATGCTGATGAAACTCTGAATCCAGCCATTGTACCGCAGTTACGAGAGGCGATCGCTAGAGATGAATACCTGCTAATCAACCTCGTCCGCCATGAAGTTGGTGCAGAACAATCTCCCTATTCTCTGGTTTCCAGGCTATTCCGCAATCATCCAGATATTCGTTTTGACCGTCCTTATCATGCCTTGGTGGATGATAGTGTGGCAGCAATCTTAACCAAAGAACCCCATTGGCAAGTAGGTTATTTACCAGGGGTAGCACTTTTACACGTAGGATATCAAAAAAGTGCGATCGCTCAAAATAACAAATATGCTAAAGCTGCTACGGCGATGGAAGGGTTTCTCGCAACTCATCCTGATGACCCTTATGTTTGCAGTAAATTAGGGGCCTTGTATGTACAAACTGGGAAAATTACCCAAGGTATGGAATTACTGAGACGAGGAATCACCCTTGTTGAAGACAACTACGATATTTTATATGAACTCCACTATCATTTAGGTATTGCCTACAATCGGTTGAAAAAATTCCCACAAGCTATTTCTCACTATCAAGCTGCCATCAAATTGCCAATTTATCCCATGCTCAAATTGGGAGCATACAACAACTTGGGCAACTTACTCAAAGCAGCAGGAGATTTCAACGGTGCAAAAACAGCTTACGCCACAACTTTGAAAATTGACCCTACTTTTGTTGTTGGACATTATAATTTGGCGATGACATTTAAGGCTTTGGGTTTATTTATAGAAGCGATCGCATATTATAAAAATGCCATCGGGTTAAATCCCAACTATGCCGAAGCTTATCAAAATTTAGGCGTAGTGTTGCTCAAAGTTGGTAATCATCAAGATAGTTTAACAGCTTTTAGAAAAGCGATCGCCCTTCATGAAAGATATAATCCCGAAGAAGCGAAGAGACTACGCCAGGGGTTACAAGAGATGGAGCTGATGTAG
- a CDS encoding FAD-dependent oxidoreductase — protein sequence MIRRHEVAFSLTSLISLNLISSLVAFDSAIATPPRTPDKSVNCEILVVGGGLSGVATAYEGLLAGRTVCLTEITDWLGGQISAQGTSALDERPTQRSQQFYSRGYLELRNRIQRKYGELNPGDCWVSDSCFLPRDAHTILTQMLKDAEKKGKGKLQWFPNTVIKDLEIAADGKIINGAIAIQHQPPKGAPPLNTLTLSQSIEDAYRYENSSRFTKTIVRFIPKAAKENAPKWYVVDASETGEIIALADVPYRLGIDARSYLEPSSSSANNDPYCTQGFTYTFAMEATKEAQPQTMPPFYLQYAPYFSYELARLANFDLVFTYRRIWSPSKGQPAKFGGVSFTAATPGDISMQNWTWGNDYRPGTAKDNLIYTRQQLQGTGQLQPGGWMGGLRTETLRRGEENALSFYYWLVAGTTDSQLGEGVKQQRTNNRFVSGLNSPMGTAHGLSKYPYMREGRRIIGRPSWGQPEGFAIWEIDISRRDYNDEYYSKTLPADMYRRLRAAVAGLEAVSVIDGQVTPDKAMRRTRSTIFPDSVGIGHYAIDFHPCMVNSPPEAPGNIERPGERRGAGQAYPFQIALRAMIPQKIDNLLVGGKSIGTSHIAAAAYRVHSFEWSAGAAAGTVASFAIKNAIAPYQLVDDLPKQEPQLEALKQLLQKNGNPTAFPDTSIFNQNWDNWK from the coding sequence ATGATACGTAGACACGAAGTAGCTTTTAGCTTGACATCGCTGATCAGTCTCAATTTAATATCTAGTTTAGTTGCATTTGATTCTGCGATCGCCACACCACCGAGAACCCCAGATAAAAGTGTAAATTGCGAAATCTTAGTTGTGGGTGGTGGACTTTCTGGTGTAGCCACAGCTTACGAGGGTTTGCTAGCAGGGCGAACAGTTTGCCTTACAGAAATTACTGATTGGCTGGGGGGACAAATTTCTGCTCAAGGGACATCTGCATTAGATGAACGACCAACCCAACGTTCTCAACAATTCTATTCTCGCGGTTATCTGGAATTGCGAAACCGCATTCAGCGTAAATACGGTGAACTTAATCCAGGTGACTGTTGGGTAAGTGACTCGTGTTTTCTTCCCCGTGATGCTCACACCATTTTGACCCAGATGCTCAAAGATGCCGAAAAGAAAGGCAAAGGGAAGTTGCAATGGTTTCCCAACACGGTAATTAAAGATTTAGAAATCGCTGCTGATGGCAAAATAATTAATGGTGCGATCGCAATCCAACATCAACCACCAAAAGGCGCACCACCTCTCAATACTTTGACGTTATCTCAAAGCATTGAAGATGCCTATCGCTACGAAAACTCATCTCGGTTTACTAAAACTATTGTCCGTTTCATCCCCAAAGCGGCAAAAGAGAATGCTCCAAAATGGTACGTTGTAGACGCTAGCGAAACCGGGGAAATTATCGCCCTTGCTGATGTTCCCTATCGATTAGGCATTGATGCCCGTTCCTACCTAGAACCTTCTTCATCCAGCGCCAATAATGACCCCTATTGCACTCAAGGGTTTACCTACACCTTTGCAATGGAGGCAACCAAGGAAGCGCAACCGCAGACAATGCCCCCATTTTATTTACAATATGCGCCATATTTCAGCTATGAATTAGCACGACTGGCTAACTTTGATTTAGTTTTTACCTATCGTCGCATTTGGAGTCCAAGCAAAGGTCAACCAGCAAAATTCGGCGGTGTAAGTTTTACTGCGGCTACACCAGGGGATATTTCCATGCAAAACTGGACTTGGGGTAACGACTACCGCCCCGGAACAGCCAAGGATAACCTAATTTACACTCGCCAACAGCTACAAGGTACTGGGCAATTACAGCCAGGGGGGTGGATGGGAGGACTGCGGACAGAAACCCTCCGCAGAGGTGAGGAAAATGCCCTATCTTTCTATTACTGGTTGGTAGCTGGAACTACAGATTCCCAATTAGGGGAGGGTGTAAAGCAGCAGCGAACTAATAACCGCTTTGTTTCGGGTTTAAATTCGCCAATGGGGACAGCACATGGCTTATCGAAATATCCCTATATGCGAGAAGGACGCCGCATCATTGGCCGCCCTAGTTGGGGACAACCAGAAGGCTTTGCTATCTGGGAAATTGATATTTCTCGTCGAGATTATAATGATGAGTATTATTCAAAGACTCTGCCAGCAGATATGTATCGTCGGCTACGAGCAGCAGTTGCAGGTTTGGAAGCAGTATCAGTAATTGACGGTCAAGTTACACCAGACAAGGCAATGCGACGGACTCGTTCTACCATCTTCCCCGATTCTGTGGGTATTGGTCACTACGCGATAGATTTCCATCCTTGCATGGTGAATAGTCCCCCAGAAGCCCCTGGTAACATAGAACGTCCAGGCGAAAGACGCGGCGCTGGTCAAGCTTATCCTTTCCAAATTGCTCTCAGGGCGATGATTCCCCAGAAAATCGACAATTTGCTGGTAGGTGGCAAAAGTATTGGTACTAGTCATATTGCCGCTGCTGCCTATCGGGTACATTCCTTTGAATGGTCGGCTGGCGCAGCTGCGGGAACTGTCGCTAGTTTTGCCATCAAAAATGCGATCGCACCTTACCAATTAGTTGATGACTTACCCAAACAAGAGCCACAGCTAGAAGCACTCAAACAGCTTTTACAAAAAAATGGCAACCCTACCGCTTTCCCAGATACATCTATTTTTAACCAAAACTGGGATAATTGGAAATAG
- the clpS gene encoding ATP-dependent Clp protease adapter ClpS, which yields MVMILSADVYGMATAPTVAPERSNQVIRKTYPNYKVIVLNDDFNTFPHVAECLMKYIPGMTGDRAWDLTNQVHYEGQAIVWVGPQEPAELYHQQLRRAGLTMAPLEAA from the coding sequence ATGGTTATGATACTTTCAGCAGATGTTTACGGGATGGCCACAGCACCAACTGTAGCTCCTGAACGGTCTAATCAAGTTATCCGTAAGACTTATCCGAATTACAAAGTGATTGTATTAAACGATGATTTTAATACATTCCCACATGTGGCTGAATGTTTGATGAAATATATTCCGGGGATGACTGGCGATCGCGCGTGGGATCTGACTAATCAGGTACACTATGAAGGTCAAGCGATCGTCTGGGTCGGGCCCCAAGAACCTGCGGAACTCTATCATCAGCAGCTGCGCCGAGCAGGTTTGACAATGGCACCTCTAGAAGCAGCTTAA
- a CDS encoding DUF2103 domain-containing protein, which yields MGKTPVDPLGTASQKAKAARLVWNHSTHLSGLIPILERLCQHDGIQTVTPGVIGRSKGHCPKMQLRVSVPIRGGYKVIARQGKTVQEVFILTTLPQDELETSLAIAMKS from the coding sequence ATGGGCAAAACCCCAGTAGATCCTCTCGGAACGGCTTCGCAAAAAGCAAAAGCTGCCAGACTGGTTTGGAATCATTCGACACACCTTTCTGGTCTTATCCCTATTTTAGAACGTCTTTGTCAGCACGATGGTATCCAAACCGTGACACCGGGAGTGATTGGGCGGTCAAAAGGTCATTGTCCAAAAATGCAGCTGCGCGTCTCAGTACCCATTCGCGGAGGCTATAAAGTCATCGCTCGGCAGGGGAAAACGGTACAAGAAGTGTTTATTTTAACAACCTTACCCCAAGATGAACTAGAAACGTCATTAGCGATCGCCATGAAATCTTAA
- a CDS encoding FAD-binding domain-containing protein, whose amino-acid sequence MTKDMQRKFTNRDELVAYLREQFPGAAQRDDHISETLGGRKAAQTALQKIDPVRYAQTRNFFTGAVTHLSPYIRYGVLSLREIRDYVLDQVQQQDDATKLINELGWRDYWQRLYMKLGDEIWKDQEEYKTGYSVSEYAPELPQDIKEGSTSRVCIDSFSRDLKETGYLHNHGRMWLAAYVVHWRRIRWQAGAKWFLEHLLDGDPASNNMSWQWVASTFSHKPYFFNRENLERYTKSVYCQKCPLYGHCDFEGSYEELEQRLFPKGEFSKQANSQSWQRGKKGKK is encoded by the coding sequence ATGACTAAAGATATGCAACGCAAATTTACCAACCGCGATGAGTTGGTAGCCTACCTGCGCGAACAATTCCCAGGTGCCGCACAACGCGATGACCACATCAGCGAAACTTTGGGGGGACGCAAAGCGGCACAAACAGCACTGCAAAAAATCGACCCAGTTCGCTACGCCCAAACACGTAATTTTTTCACAGGTGCAGTCACGCATCTTTCGCCTTACATCCGCTATGGCGTTTTAAGTTTGCGAGAAATTCGAGATTATGTCCTTGACCAGGTGCAGCAACAAGATGATGCTACGAAACTAATTAACGAGTTAGGCTGGCGCGATTACTGGCAAAGGTTGTATATGAAGTTGGGGGATGAAATCTGGAAAGACCAGGAAGAGTACAAAACTGGTTATTCTGTGAGTGAATATGCACCCGAATTACCGCAGGATATCAAAGAAGGAAGTACCAGCAGAGTTTGCATCGACAGCTTTAGTCGTGATTTGAAAGAAACAGGCTATCTACATAACCACGGCCGAATGTGGCTAGCGGCTTATGTTGTCCATTGGCGGCGTATTCGTTGGCAAGCAGGAGCCAAATGGTTTCTTGAACACCTTTTAGATGGTGATCCTGCTAGTAATAATATGTCATGGCAGTGGGTTGCTAGCACTTTTAGTCATAAACCGTATTTTTTTAATCGTGAAAACTTAGAACGCTACACCAAAAGCGTTTATTGCCAGAAATGTCCCCTTTACGGTCATTGTGATTTTGAAGGCAGTTATGAAGAATTAGAACAGCGACTTTTTCCCAAAGGGGAATTTAGCAAACAAGCTAATAGCCAAAGTTGGCAGCGTGGAAAAAAAGGTAAAAAATGA
- a CDS encoding serine/threonine protein kinase: MSLCINPNCQNTDNPDNLLRCQTCGSELLLEGRYRVTRLLSDKGGYGDIYEVRDRSDIPKVLKVLKEEKKNDVKAVEQFQREAEVLSKLNHPGIPQGEEYFKFFPINIQQPVHCLVMEKIEGENLHEWLQKRGNRPISEKLAVDWLNQLANTLHEVHQQQLIHRDIKPSNIMLQPNGQLVLIDFGIARGISKTYEQKKLAGQITRAVSDGYSPLEQATGNATQQSDFFALGRTFVHLITGIHPFDLCDQYRNHI, translated from the coding sequence ATGAGCTTGTGCATCAATCCTAACTGCCAAAATACTGACAATCCTGATAATCTACTTCGTTGTCAAACCTGTGGCTCTGAATTGTTACTAGAAGGACGCTATCGGGTAACTCGTTTACTGAGCGATAAAGGTGGCTACGGTGACATTTATGAAGTTAGAGATCGCAGCGATATACCCAAAGTTTTAAAAGTTCTTAAGGAAGAGAAGAAAAATGATGTTAAGGCTGTAGAACAATTCCAGCGAGAAGCTGAAGTTTTAAGTAAGCTTAATCATCCAGGTATTCCACAAGGGGAAGAATATTTCAAATTTTTTCCTATAAATATTCAACAGCCAGTGCATTGTTTAGTAATGGAAAAAATTGAAGGAGAAAATTTACATGAGTGGCTACAAAAAAGAGGCAATCGCCCCATTAGTGAAAAGCTGGCAGTTGATTGGTTAAACCAACTGGCAAACACATTGCATGAAGTACATCAACAGCAGTTGATTCATCGAGACATTAAACCGTCTAACATCATGCTTCAACCGAATGGGCAATTGGTGTTAATCGACTTTGGTATTGCAAGAGGAATTAGTAAAACATACGAACAAAAAAAATTGGCTGGACAGATCACGAGAGCAGTTAGTGATGGTTACTCGCCTTTAGAGCAAGCTACTGGAAATGCCACTCAGCAGTCAGATTTCTTTGCCTTGGGTCGTACTTTTGTCCATCTTATAACAGGAATACATCCTTTTGACCTGTGCGATCAATATAGGAATCATATTTGA
- a CDS encoding WD40 repeat domain-containing protein encodes MARPPKERPVDTQVILQKLAEIFESLYPPKLYQSKSYTRISTVANPIISLEYTLGNWYSGHSDSINSIVISPDGQTLISASNDKTIKVWNLKNGEEIFTITPDTDTVKSLAISPDGHSLVSGKINGVIQVWNITTGKEIHTFAGHSYQVFALIISPDGQTLFSGSSDIKVWNLDNRELVRTLSIHSGPVFTIAISPDGKTLVSGSEDKSIKIWSICTLTGHLASVYSVAISPDGNTVVSGSYDKTIKVWNMNSKKENFTLTGHLGAVNSVAISPDGQTLVSGSTDEKIKLWSLSTGEEIYTLTGHSDAVTSLVFSPDGQTLVSGSRDSTIKVWRIQ; translated from the coding sequence ATGGCACGTCCACCAAAGGAGCGCCCAGTCGATACCCAGGTAATTTTACAAAAATTAGCAGAAATTTTTGAGAGTTTATATCCTCCCAAATTATATCAGTCGAAGTCGTATACCCGAATATCTACAGTCGCTAATCCAATAATTTCTCTAGAGTACACTCTTGGAAATTGGTACTCTGGGCACTCTGACTCGATTAACTCAATAGTCATTAGCCCAGATGGGCAGACTTTAATTAGTGCCAGTAATGACAAGACAATTAAAGTGTGGAATCTTAAGAATGGAGAGGAAATTTTTACTATTACTCCAGATACAGACACAGTTAAGTCTCTGGCAATTAGTCCAGATGGACATTCTTTAGTCAGTGGTAAGATCAATGGAGTAATACAAGTATGGAATATAACTACAGGCAAAGAAATTCACACTTTTGCTGGGCATTCGTACCAGGTTTTTGCTCTAATTATCAGTCCAGATGGGCAAACCTTGTTCAGTGGCAGTAGTGATATTAAAGTATGGAATCTAGATAATAGAGAGCTAGTTCGCACTCTTAGCATACATTCAGGGCCAGTGTTTACTATAGCAATTAGTCCAGATGGCAAAACCCTTGTTAGCGGTAGTGAAGACAAAAGTATCAAGATATGGTCAATTTGTACTCTCACTGGGCATTTAGCTAGTGTCTATTCTGTAGCAATCAGTCCAGATGGAAATACTGTGGTTAGTGGCAGCTATGACAAAACTATTAAGGTATGGAATATGAACTCAAAGAAAGAAAATTTTACTCTTACTGGGCATTTAGGTGCTGTCAATTCTGTGGCAATAAGTCCAGATGGGCAGACTTTGGTTAGTGGCAGTACTGACGAAAAGATTAAACTTTGGAGTTTAAGCACTGGTGAAGAAATTTATACTCTCACTGGGCATTCAGATGCTGTTACATCTTTGGTATTTAGCCCAGACGGACAAACCCTAGTTAGCGGTAGTCGGGACTCTACAATCAAAGTGTGGCGAATACAATAG
- the bcp gene encoding thioredoxin-dependent thiol peroxidase: MSNIPQVGQPAPNFSTPDQNGNSVTLDDLSSQWIVLYFYPKDDTPGCTTEAKDFTELYQDFSALGAKILGVSPDLGKSHCKFISKHNLSITLLSDPEHLLIEAYGAWRLKKFMGKEYMGVARSTFLISPDKIIVYTWPNVKTKGHAQAVLTKLRELAAT, translated from the coding sequence ATGAGCAACATTCCCCAAGTTGGACAACCAGCGCCAAATTTCTCCACCCCTGACCAAAATGGCAATTCAGTCACTCTCGACGACCTCAGCAGTCAGTGGATTGTCCTCTACTTCTACCCCAAAGATGACACACCAGGCTGTACCACCGAAGCGAAAGATTTCACCGAGTTGTATCAAGACTTCAGCGCACTGGGAGCAAAAATCTTAGGCGTAAGTCCAGATTTGGGTAAGTCCCATTGTAAATTTATCAGCAAACATAACTTATCAATCACCCTTTTAAGTGACCCAGAACATCTTTTAATCGAAGCCTACGGCGCTTGGCGCTTAAAGAAGTTTATGGGCAAAGAATATATGGGTGTTGCTCGGTCAACCTTTCTAATTTCACCTGATAAAATTATTGTCTATACTTGGCCTAACGTAAAAACCAAAGGTCATGCTCAAGCAGTTTTAACTAAATTACGAGAATTAGCAGCCACGTAA
- a CDS encoding type I restriction endonuclease, translating into MIQVIQAQNVTLAYLKKKFALYKSEDEQFFTEWFDYIPEISELEKQYLDRVKNNYLNVLENAPLLEEAVKLVVLSPLLDLAGFYRPPFYIATEESVEISEDFIIDDEVTTEDTKEIIKGKIDVLVLQDQLWLLIIESKRSSFSLAKAIPQALTYMLANPQPDRPTYSLVMNGEDFQFIKLIKQDKLMYALSDRFTLYRRENELYKVLNILKKIGQVLN; encoded by the coding sequence ATGATTCAAGTCATCCAAGCCCAAAATGTTACTCTTGCCTACTTAAAGAAAAAATTTGCTCTGTATAAATCTGAAGATGAGCAATTTTTTACAGAGTGGTTTGACTATATCCCTGAAATTTCCGAATTAGAAAAGCAATATTTAGACAGAGTTAAAAATAACTATCTCAACGTCCTTGAAAATGCTCCTCTTTTAGAAGAAGCAGTAAAATTGGTAGTATTATCTCCATTGCTAGATTTAGCTGGTTTTTATCGTCCTCCTTTTTATATTGCTACTGAAGAAAGTGTAGAAATTAGTGAAGATTTTATCATTGATGATGAAGTAACTACCGAAGATACTAAAGAAATTATTAAAGGTAAAATTGATGTCTTAGTTCTCCAAGATCAGCTATGGTTACTGATAATTGAATCTAAAAGGTCTAGTTTTTCCTTGGCCAAGGCGATTCCTCAAGCACTAACTTATATGCTGGCAAATCCTCAGCCTGATCGTCCTACATATTCCTTGGTAATGAATGGAGAAGATTTCCAATTTATCAAGTTGATAAAACAAGATAAACTAATGTATGCTTTATCTGATAGATTCACTTTATATAGACGTGAAAATGAATTATATAAAGTTTTGAATATATTAAAAAAAATAGGTCAAGTTTTAAATTAA
- a CDS encoding type I restriction endonuclease: MVQFIQAQNVGLAYLEEKFSLQLAEDEVFFTEWFEKLPEITDLEKQDLDRIKLHFLRLVKRPPLSEETVKLVVLSPLLNLAGFYDEPFYMRGEESIEISAEDEGEIIRVRIDVLVIQEQFWLLVIESKRSSFSLLEAIPQALVYMLANPNQDKPTFGLVTNGSDFIFLKLTKENQPKYAISDQFTLLKRESELYQVLSVLKNLSQSLS; encoded by the coding sequence ATGGTTCAATTTATCCAAGCACAAAATGTCGGGCTTGCCTATTTGGAGGAAAAATTTAGCCTACAGCTAGCCGAAGATGAGGTATTCTTCACAGAATGGTTTGAAAAATTACCGGAAATTACAGATTTAGAAAAGCAAGATTTAGACAGAATAAAACTTCATTTTCTCCGTTTAGTCAAGCGTCCTCCTTTGTCAGAAGAAACAGTTAAATTAGTAGTTTTATCTCCTTTACTCAATTTAGCTGGATTTTATGATGAGCCTTTTTATATGAGAGGCGAGGAATCAATAGAAATTTCTGCGGAAGATGAAGGAGAAATCATTAGAGTTAGAATTGATGTTTTAGTTATTCAAGAACAATTCTGGTTGTTAGTAATTGAATCTAAAAGGTCTAGCTTTTCTCTTTTAGAAGCCATACCTCAAGCACTTGTTTATATGTTGGCTAATCCTAATCAAGATAAACCTACTTTTGGATTAGTAACAAATGGTAGTGATTTTATTTTCCTGAAACTTACCAAAGAGAATCAGCCAAAGTATGCTATTTCTGACCAATTCACACTTTTGAAACGAGAAAGTGAACTGTATCAAGTTCTAAGCGTATTAAAAAATTTGAGTCAAAGTTTGAGTTAA
- a CDS encoding cysteine desulfurase family protein: MSIRPIYLDCHATTAVDERVLAAMLPYFTEKFGNPASISHIYGWEAEAAVRQTREILAAAINATPEEIVFTSGATEANNLAIKGVAEAYFKKGQHIITVATEHSAVIDPCNYLKSLGFEITILPVQKDGLIDLTELKKAFRPETILVSVMAANNEIGVLQPLAEIGEMCHEHQILFHTDAAQAIGKIPLDVQAMKIDLMSLTAHKVYGPKGIGALYVRRRDPRVQLAPQQHGGGHERGMRSGTLYTPQIVGFGKAVEIALAEQETETQRLTQLRQRLWEQLSQVEGIHLNGHPQQRLAGNLNISVEGVDGAALLLGLQPVMAISSGSACSSTNTAPSHVLTALGHPQQLAYASIRFGIGRFNTQEEIDIVAKHAIATIQSLQNKR, from the coding sequence ATGTCTATTCGTCCTATATATCTTGATTGTCACGCTACTACAGCCGTAGATGAACGGGTACTAGCAGCAATGCTTCCCTACTTCACAGAAAAATTTGGCAACCCAGCAAGTATTAGTCATATTTATGGTTGGGAAGCAGAAGCCGCTGTGAGGCAAACGCGAGAAATTTTAGCAGCAGCAATTAACGCTACACCAGAAGAAATTGTGTTTACGAGTGGTGCAACAGAAGCAAATAATTTAGCTATTAAAGGTGTTGCCGAAGCTTATTTTAAAAAAGGTCAGCATATTATTACTGTTGCCACTGAACATAGTGCAGTTATTGATCCTTGTAATTATTTAAAAAGTCTCGGTTTTGAAATTACTATTCTCCCTGTCCAAAAAGATGGATTGATTGATTTAACTGAGTTAAAAAAAGCTTTCCGTCCTGAGACAATTTTGGTATCAGTGATGGCTGCAAATAACGAAATTGGCGTGTTGCAGCCTTTGGCAGAAATTGGCGAAATGTGCCATGAACACCAAATCTTATTCCACACCGATGCAGCCCAAGCTATTGGTAAAATTCCCTTAGATGTGCAAGCGATGAAAATTGACTTGATGTCGCTAACAGCACATAAAGTATATGGCCCCAAAGGCATTGGAGCGCTGTATGTCCGTAGACGCGATCCCAGAGTACAACTGGCTCCGCAGCAGCACGGTGGTGGACATGAACGGGGAATGCGTTCTGGTACATTGTATACACCGCAAATTGTCGGCTTTGGGAAAGCTGTAGAAATCGCTTTGGCTGAACAAGAGACAGAAACCCAACGTCTCACCCAGTTAAGACAAAGATTGTGGGAACAGCTTTCGCAAGTTGAAGGAATTCATCTCAACGGACATCCGCAACAGCGATTGGCGGGAAACTTGAATATTAGTGTTGAGGGAGTGGATGGAGCCGCACTTTTGCTAGGATTGCAGCCAGTAATGGCCATATCTTCTGGTTCTGCTTGCTCGTCAACAAATACTGCACCTTCCCATGTTCTCACAGCATTGGGACACCCCCAACAGTTAGCTTATGCCTCGATAAGGTTTGGCATTGGCAGGTTTAATACCCAAGAGGAGATTGATATTGTGGCGAAACATGCGATCGCTACCATTCAAAGTTTACAAAATAAACGGTAA